The DNA segment GCTCTGCTATGACAAAGCCAGCAGGAAATTCACCATCTATTTTTGAGTTTGTTTAGAGATAAAGAACTTTAACCCCACGCTTCTGCAAATAAAGATTGCTTGTCATTCCTAATAATGGAATATCACAAAGCCAGTATATAAATGAGGCCATTTCCATTGTGAAGAGACCTGCAGAATATTTTGgagacaaaattcaaaacacAGAATTGGAACTAAACATTGACTGACAGCTCATTAACAGCTGGACTTGATGAACTCATCCCACACGTTCAAATTGGAACAGCTCAGCAGCCTCCATGTTCCTCATTAAAGTGTTTTAATAAAGATGGTCATCTCACCCGTGGGTTTCCTGCTGGATGTCCCTTGCCTCTGCTTTTGTGTGCTGCCGCAGTCTAACTCCGTTCCCTTTGGGAAACCACAACAAACTCTGAGCTGGCAAtctacatgctgaaaatggcatGTCTTGAAGAAAATTTGAATCTTGCAACAAcacaggcctgcttggttctttcggggaataattgtaaagaatatgtttacggcatttcctctctaactgggacgttttgagACCGATTGGGCATGGATTTGCTATGGACACAATGCACAAAGGGataagagcaaattacgtttaaccatgtatctaGCTAATTTCAATAGCTTGCGTTACTGTATTGTGCAAACAGGTAACTTAATTTAATAGGGCATGTGGCGTCCTTTGTGGGGGTgcaccaccaaaacaagttccttctgaggacattttgcagagccaccagCTGAATCTCACTTCCCATAAATTGCATCTACTGTTCCTCTACTTATTTCCCTTCGTCGCGTCTTAGTCCGTCCCACCGAAGAAGGGGAGagaggcgagaaaatcataaaGGAGAGATGAAATGAGGCTCATTTCTTGTTGGTTATAATGAGGCACCGGTGGTTttgaaatgtgtacattttcCCCCATTCCTGTGTGTCTTTGGTTTGAGACAACAGGTCATCATTACATCTGTATCTCTTTGTATAGCGAGTAACAAAGAAGTGAATTCAACGACATCTGAAGGAAGCAGCGAGCATCTGATGTACATGGTAGAGGACATCACTGCAGTTACTGCTTTTTACCCTTCTCACTCATCTAACAGCTGGACAAGGTCACTGTAAGTGTCGTTTTACAGTCGACGTATCCAAGGGTATGGGCGCCATGTGACGTCACAATGATGTAGATCTTGCTTGCAGGATTTTTCCACTCTACCTTTTCCAGCGGCACGCGACAAAGCGGAAACAGGAAGCCTGACCGaggactctcagagtgactgcaggtCTCACTTGTAAACTTCCTGGGTTAAGAGGAGTTATTTCATGGTGAAGGAAAGGTTTGATCCAACAAAGTAGGTCATCTGATCAAATCGAAGAATTGACggcaatgctgctgccagttctgccgCTGTTGAcctattttcttcttcttgtagtCCATAGAGATGGCAATGACGGTAGCCTTTGCTCGTTAGCGCCATTACCCCACCCCCACCATGAGTCACTGATTTGTCAGTTACAGCATGTAGATAAAAGACTCCAGTGCTACTGCTAATTTTCTACTGACATTCCGTTTGTGTGTAGTTAAAAAAGTGGATCCAGGACACCAGCACTGGTAGGAGATATTCCTGAGGAGACCTTGAATATCCGTTAGATTCGTCATTCAACCATATACATTTACTTCTTCCCATTGAGCAGAAAGGTCAAGGAGAGATCACCAGGGACCACTTTCTGTCTAACAAAACAAGCTATATACCACCGCTGGCTGTACAACTGGACATGGGTGATCCCCACACAACCTCTGGCTATAAATAGCTAGCCAATGATAGGAACTGCATGGATAAGGAGTTGAACAGAGGATGAGAGCAGCTATAGAAAAAACCAAGGAGATCCACTGCTTCAGGCTCTGCAAGGACATGCTACGTATGATTCAAGGCAAGAGAGGCTAATGACAAacacaaagtcatgaaataaataacaaattctAACAGATTGGAAATTTAGCAATCCTATTAGTTATTGTCAGATGGGTTTCCTAACTTCCATTATTTACACAAGACATCATTCAGAAGCACAGAAAAGACAGGAGCCTCTTAACACAACACCTATCGGTAAATGGCAAAAACAGATGTATCCACTTTACGTAAAGCTACAGTTTGACTTCGGACCATTACAACGATACAAGACCAGCTtcattctgtgttttttttgtgtctagCGCAGCCGGTCCTGAAGCCAAAGACAGATTTCCAACTATTTCCCCTTCTTGGATGGTTAACCATGAGAAAAACTAAGGGTATAATTACCTACAAACAACATTCACATTGACTGCCTCTTAAATGACTGGTGCACTGCTCGTATTTGAACTATCCTGACTCCTGGCATAATCAAAAGGAGCAGAAGAAAGTGAAAGCTGTCATTTGTTGCCCATTTGGTTTCTCTCAAAGGACCCATGCATGCGCCACTGAAAGGCCGGCCTCTTCTATAAACCCAAGGCAACAACATAAGCGCTGCAGTTGGGATATTCTACAACTTTACTTTACTCTTCTGTCATTATTGTAATGTCCAAGTATGCTGCACAGCAAGCTATGAAAATAGAGAAAGTTCATGATTTATGCATCACTAGACAGTGAGGTTACATGTAACATGTAGTTTACAAGTAAAGAGCAGAATTACTAATTACTagaattaatattattattattattactattattttgtattatgacGCATTAAGAACCTCTTAAACAGAATATTAACAACATTTCACAAATAACTACATTAAACACAACAAGACCTTTGAATGCTTCATGTGGCATTGatctagagctgggcaatattgatattatatcggtATTACGATATGAGACTAAATCCAATCTAGAAACTAAAtgtctttgattttggatattgtaatatgtcaatatgacataagtgttgtcttttccttgttttaaaggttacattacagtaaagtgatgtcattttcggaacttaccagactgttgtaactgtcctattatttgcctttacccacttagtcattatatccacattactgatgattaatTAGCAACTTGCCATTGGCAATAAATgggaaatgtacagtacaaccTAAGCAGTAAAGCTGGAAAAATATATTGTACATTCCCAGGGTTTCTTTTAAAAGGAAAGTATGAAGAAGCAGGGGCTACACAGCGCCTAGCTACTGTACATAAAGATCTAAGAAGAAAACTTTCATTGATTCAAATGCTTGTAAGATAATATTGAAAGAAGGAGTTCTTACCACTGGGGGCCACACGGTCAAATCCTCTGTATCTCCAGGGAGAATATGGGGCTTTTAGCAACCTTAGGGGAATTTACATTTGACTAGAATGaatgaatcaataaataaaagccACAGCGTTTCTCTTTTTAGATATGTATTCCTGGCTGTGTGGATACGGCTTggaagtagggctgggcaataaatcaatattatattaatattgtgatatgagactagacgttgtcttagattttggaaatcGTAATATTGTAAATGgcttaagtgttgtcttttcctggttttaaagctgCTTTACAATACAGGGATGTTGTTTCCTTTGGTTTTTTTAGCATACTTAAAcagttaaacattttgtttttcccatcttgtatatatttaaatatttgttcatatgttcttatattttattcttatattttgttattattattattattattattattattatttcatgtatattgtatgtatgtatattttgtttgctgctgtaacactgtaatttcccattttttgggatcaataaatatctatctaaatctatctatctatctatctatctatctatctatctattttacCAGACTTACCAGACTCTAGCTCTTGTATTATTTTCCCCTTTatccacttagtcattatatctacatCACTCAAAATGATTTATCTTTAATCTCATTGTGAAgctattttgttaaagcaccagcTGTCAATCCTATAATACCGCcacaatatcaacattgaggtATTAGAACAAGAATATTgcgatatctgattttctccaggGTGTAGGCTGGGGCTGTGGCCTTAACCAACTGccgctttgcttgtttgaaagccatgtctttttctcttatgtgggggccaaattctctgggcgggcaaagcagggtaaggggaggtaaccttgccccttatgacctcataaggagcaagattccagatcggcccatctgagctttcattttctggaTACCCAgagcttggtttacacctattgccatttctagccactcgggtaccacaggcaggctgggggatctcacattaatgttttaaaaaactcataaagtggaattttcatgccatgggacctttaaagaaaatacaatggGGAAAAAATGGCCAAAcgtaataatgtaaatatactTAGACTTTCATTTTAGTTTCTGGATTTTCTAAGGATGGTTGTGTGCAAGCTGCAGTATCTTCGCTGACCTCTCAGATAGATGGAGATTTTCATAGAGTTGTCAGGTAAAAGACCATACTGACAAAAATCCCTTAGCAGCGAAAcatatcattatcattattaattaaGACTATTTATTAATTAAGGCTATATTAAGACTTTTACTAAGTTGTTATTTTGGCGGAATAAGAGCGTCAATACGGATGTTTATAAAGCAGATGGGGAGTATACGCTATTGATGAGCAAGAATCCTGTTGAACTCACGACTTCGCACGGTGCAACGTTAGCAAGTAAATTGACAAGAAATGCAAGCTTATCTATCGGAAGCcatgtaaaatgaaaataattgccCTGTATCCGCCAGTCCAATAATTCGACTTATTTGCTTAACAACACAGTCATAACAGTGACACATTTAGCATGACAACAACCTCTCATTTGGCTAATTTTATGATAGACGTTGTCGTAGAAAGAAAGACACGTCCGCTTCAGAATGACTAATCGTTAAATTAAAGGTACAGAGACGTTTACTGTTGCTAAAAAGCAAGCTGTCATCAAAGTCAGTTGAgcgactctctctctctctcttccacagCTTCGGTAATGTCCACTGACACCAGCGTTGACGGTAAAGTTTACACGTTTCTACTCCACAGACTGGTGAAAAGGTTGGAAAATGCTAGAATGTCAGAAATAAATGAGTATTATCCACTAGCTTTGCCTCACCTGGTTAGTATTGCGGCAGCGCTGCTGTTGTTTGATCAGGATGCTGCTGCCGCCTCGCGCACGCGAGTCATGAAGTGTCACCGTACCCGGTAGGTGGAGCGCGTGAAGTATGAGTTTGGCGCAGTGCTCGGAAAGACTTCTGGGACATGAAGTCTTTCTtttgcttaaccctcatgttgtcctcgggtcaaattgacccgctttcctttatcaatgttctttttaactacccaataacatgattgattccacacaacgctcccaatttcacatttcattaattttggggtgtcttattcaattttatagcatttgaaaaaaacatttagtggTTTTCAAATAGTATCGAGAAAATGTTGACATAATCCAGTCTGTCATTATCcctcaacatacattcctttaattttagtctaaataattcataatttctgcttttctaaggcaaacattaggtataatttcctataaatgaggtttattgaccataaagtcctaaaataactgtaaaactaaagtgaataagttggtgttacgcagtgtggaaaataaaaaaaaaatctaatataaTCTAATATATGATTTAAAATCTATTAAACTAAACCCAGCATAAGGTTTCAACTAACAAGAAGCTGCTGTTGAAGTCACAGTGGCAGGTTGACTTTGTGTCGAATGTGCTGACacgaatttaaaaaaaacaacgaatGAGTGAATTAAACCTAACacattacaatatatatatgttttaatcTGCTGCTGTTCATTAAAATGTGTATATGTAGCTGTATGTGGTCATATTATTTCCGTTTTCAGACATTACAAATGTAACGAATCTGCACCCTCGCACCTTTGACTACATTTACCAACAGCGCTGTGTCATTGACAAACATGGCTGCCTCCACGGGCGATGCAAACTCTGCCTCCGACTTACAAGCTCCAGCTTCGGCTGGTTCGAGTACGGACAGCCTACCGATTCAGTACAGTATGATTCTGGACCATCTTATCGGGGACAAGAGGCCCGTAAAGGAGCTGAGCCCCGGCGTTATGGGGGGACTGCCGGTGCCTTTTAAGAGCGACGAGCAGAAGATGATCGAGAGGGGAATGGAGAGCTGCGCCTTCAAGTCGGTGCTGGCCTGTGTAGGaggtaacgtgtgtgtgtgtgtgtgtgtgtgtgtgtgtgtgtgtgtgtgtgtgtgtgtgtgtgtgtgtgtgtgtgtgtgtgtgtgtgtgtgtgtgtgtgtgtgtgtgtgtgtgtgtgtgtgtgtgtgtgtgtgtgtgtgtgtgtgtgtgtgtgtgtgtgtgtgtgtgtgtgtgtgtgtgtgtgtgtgtgtgtgtgtgtgtgtgtgtgtgtgtgtgactgactgtgtgtctgtctgactgactgtgtgtctgtctgtctgactgtgtgtctgtctgtctttctctgactgtgtgtctgtctgtctgtctctgactgtgtgtgtgtctgtttgtctgtctgtctctgactgtgtgtgtgtgtgtgtgtgtctgactgactgtgtctgtctgtctctgactgtgtgtctgtctgtctctgactgtgtgtgtgtctgtctgtctgactgactgtgtctgtctgtgtgtctgtctgtctgactttctgtgtgtgtgtgtgtatgtgtgtgtgtgtgtgtgtgtgtgtcaaccatttttaaaatcaaattttacTAAACTGGTGGCAGAGCTCCAAGCTCGAGGACACTAGGACttggatttgtgtttgtgttgtgtttccatAATGTAAAGCTGAAATGACAATgatacataataatataataataatcctaAGAGCAGTAATATTCCTCAAATCAGTGGAGAACAGCTCAACAGTCGTTTATTCCTCACGTCTGTAATTATTGTTGTGATCCATTGTGTTGTGTACTCGTGTTTTTGTCCTCCACAGGGTTTGTCCTCGGGGGAGCCTTCGGTGTCTTCACCGCTGGCATCGATACCAACGTGGGCTTCGACCCCAAAGACCCTCTGAAGACCCCGACAGCCCGAGAAGTCCTCCGGGACATGGGCCAGCGGGGGATGTCCTATGCCAAGAACTTTGCCATCGTGGGCGCCATGTTCTCCTGCACAGAGTGCATCATAGAATCCGTATGGGACTCCCAGCACTTCTCTTCATTCATAATCATAATCTATTCATTATGTGGGGCTAGTGTATGGAgctccagttgtttctttattacatgcgagaaaataattgatctgagagaagaaaaaaacgtttgagagaaaaggttttcataccaatagcaaaaaaactctcaaaatactttttttcaacttaaatatatatttttggatGTCAGTGTGAAACGTAGAGAATTTAGAGATTTGTTTTCACACTGAtggcaaaaaagcattttatgagacaaaaacaatatttgagaaaaaaaagttttcataccaatagcaaaagaaatctcaaaacacttttttaaaactcaaatatatatttttggccacctgaaaaaaaattctctcaaAGTGTTTCTCTCATAACGTAAAAtatctctcaaaatactttttttatactCTCAAATGTATATTCTTTTTCCATCTGTGTGAAAAAATCTCTCAAAAAAAGGGTTTCTCCAAAACGtgaaatctctctcaaaatacttttttaaactcttaaatatatatttttttgctgtCAGTGTGAAacgttttgagagaaacactttttttgagaGAATGCTTTTTCACATTGAtagcaaaaaaatacatatttgaaatttttaaaaagtattttgagagagactTAACGTTTTGAGAGAGAACTTTTTCACACAGATagcagaaaatatatatttgagctGTATTGGAACTGTAGTTTCAGACTGGAGCAAGCTTGATAAATGATCCACCTTTGCTAATGTTTGTAACTGGAATAACTCACTCATCTTTAAGGAATCATATGATTTTTGTGTCCAGATCGACTTGAGGgcattattttgacatactttatGTTGTAAAAACAATGCACAGGAATAATGCAACAAGGCTCCATGTATTGTTAGGCTTCTCTAATGGCACTTGGAcagaaattataaataaaaaaaaaataatttaaggaAATGCTTAGTTTTGGGAACcacatgctttttttaacaTCCTCAACTTAGTCTGATAGCGCCCTCTGGTGCTAAGTTGCTGTTTAAAATTTATCAACTGATGCTAAAAAACACCACTGATCCAGATGATTGAGTGAATGAGTTCAGATATAGCGTTATGCTAACTGGTAATGCTAattgacacccccccccacacacacacacacacacacgcacactcccTTCTCCATTTTAAGTGCACAACAAATCTAATTTATTTCTTGTCTGTTTTTCATTTGCAGCACAGAGGTAAATCTGACTGGAAGAACGCAGTGTACAGCGGTTGTGTTACTGGGGGAGCCATCGGATTTCGTGGTATGTAACCTGGTTTATTGACttggatattttaaattaaaggtaATATATTTCTTGTGTCCTTAAATGTAttgtctttttgcttttttgcagCTGGTCTGAAGGCTGGGGTGCTGGGATGTGGAGGCTTTGCTGCATTCTCAGCTGCCATCGAGTATTATTTACGGTGAACTAAAGACCGGCTCTACGGACTTAATCGATACACATGTAGACGAGCCCTGTGAGACATCCAACCTGCACGTGGACATGCACTGCTGCAAAAGTAGAGCAGATGTATGTGGTGGAAGTGACAGGTTCCCGTTTATGCACAGTGGGCTGAAGA comes from the Etheostoma spectabile isolate EspeVRDwgs_2016 chromosome 13, UIUC_Espe_1.0, whole genome shotgun sequence genome and includes:
- the timm22 gene encoding mitochondrial import inner membrane translocase subunit Tim22, yielding MAASTGDANSASDLQAPASAGSSTDSLPIQYSMILDHLIGDKRPVKELSPGVMGGLPVPFKSDEQKMIERGMESCAFKSVLACVGGFVLGGAFGVFTAGIDTNVGFDPKDPLKTPTAREVLRDMGQRGMSYAKNFAIVGAMFSCTECIIESHRGKSDWKNAVYSGCVTGGAIGFRAGLKAGVLGCGGFAAFSAAIEYYLR